One genomic window of Phycisphaerales bacterium includes the following:
- the scpB gene encoding SMC-Scp complex subunit ScpB, producing MSTTADHAQTAAKDAKAAPEFGPAPEGLAAAFEAILLAAGRAVPADAAWEALSLREGAADFAGEASAKDVVAALATQLNDELEAAGRPARAERLAGGYRLMVAPEFGSVVATFDRNRQSTKLSRASIETLSIIAYRQPITRAQIEAIRGVACGEVLRSLLERKLIVIKGRAEEVGRPILYGTTPQFLELFGLASLKDLPGAAGAMKTNES from the coding sequence GTGAGCACCACTGCCGACCACGCCCAGACCGCTGCGAAGGACGCCAAGGCCGCGCCCGAGTTCGGGCCCGCCCCTGAGGGATTGGCGGCGGCGTTCGAGGCCATCCTCCTCGCGGCCGGGCGGGCCGTACCGGCGGACGCAGCCTGGGAGGCACTCTCGCTCCGAGAAGGCGCCGCCGACTTCGCGGGCGAGGCGTCGGCAAAGGACGTCGTCGCGGCGCTCGCCACGCAGTTGAATGACGAGCTCGAGGCCGCCGGCCGGCCGGCGCGGGCCGAGCGGCTGGCGGGTGGGTATCGCCTGATGGTCGCGCCCGAATTCGGTTCGGTGGTGGCAACGTTCGACCGCAACCGCCAGAGCACGAAGCTCAGCCGGGCGAGCATCGAGACGCTCTCGATCATCGCGTACCGCCAGCCGATCACGCGGGCCCAGATCGAGGCCATCCGAGGCGTGGCGTGCGGCGAGGTGCTCCGCAGCCTGCTGGAGCGCAAGCTGATCGTCATCAAGGGCCGGGCCGAAGAGGTCGGCCGGCCCATCCTGTACGGCACGACGCCGCAGTTCCTCGAGCTCTTCGGGCTGGCGAGCCTGAAGGACCTTCCCGGGGCGGCCGGTGCGATGAAGACCAACGAGTCCTAA
- a CDS encoding carboxypeptidase-like regulatory domain-containing protein yields MTLRTRAILLSALAIAAVLLPGCQTPRLEGVVVPGRLGVVAVIDDDDARLDQVGIPDARVRVRLTGNGRMLVDTTTDEEGRFSVPTSGEQMARGTVRVIVEADGYARIDRQVPLRSFYRSLYITMVEHAGASRADDDAGDAETPG; encoded by the coding sequence ATGACCCTCCGAACCCGCGCGATCTTGCTGAGTGCCCTCGCGATCGCCGCCGTGTTGCTGCCGGGTTGTCAGACGCCCAGGCTCGAGGGCGTGGTGGTGCCCGGTCGGCTGGGTGTGGTGGCGGTGATCGACGACGACGACGCGCGGCTCGACCAGGTCGGCATACCCGATGCACGCGTCCGCGTTCGGCTCACCGGCAACGGGCGCATGCTGGTCGATACGACGACCGACGAAGAGGGACGCTTCAGCGTGCCGACCAGCGGCGAACAGATGGCCCGCGGCACGGTGCGGGTGATCGTGGAAGCCGACGGCTACGCCCGCATCGATCGGCAGGTGCCGCTTCGGAGTTTCTACCGCTCGCTGTACATCACGATGGTGGAGCACGCCGGAGCGTCTCGAGCCGACGACGACGCCGGCGACGCGGAGACGCCCGGCTGA
- a CDS encoding DUF58 domain-containing protein has translation MAYVIVTAFVLLGAINSQNNLLFWALGLAIGGLLASGFVSGASLLGVAVEREVVPEAQVGRPFQIRYRVRNRNRLIPAYALLVEELPPKGVSRKDGVLVGKPVASIGRVPPRRTVRCETSALVEQRGPFELSRVRVSTTFPFGVARKSVTFDLTQPALATPAVHRLRSNVVETILQPTHDGSEAIASPGAGEEFYGVREYRMGDRVRDVSWRLSARSDTLVVTQRSARAPRHLVLHLDLEPELAANREPPAEQLLVLAASLIVEAGRRAIAVRLSIPSVGMSSGAVTTPAGRAGLLRRLGSFGFSNVTTHEGPTPVARFGAVVLTLTRGPTAGGVHTLSGEDLPRLRAEPHKDPNRTT, from the coding sequence GTGGCGTACGTCATCGTGACGGCGTTCGTGCTGCTGGGGGCGATCAACAGCCAGAACAACCTGCTCTTCTGGGCGCTTGGGCTCGCGATTGGGGGGCTGCTGGCCTCGGGCTTCGTGAGCGGCGCGTCGCTGCTGGGGGTGGCGGTCGAGCGTGAGGTCGTGCCCGAGGCGCAGGTCGGGCGGCCGTTCCAGATCCGCTACCGCGTTCGGAATCGCAACCGGCTGATACCCGCGTATGCGCTGCTGGTCGAGGAACTCCCGCCCAAGGGCGTTTCGCGGAAGGACGGCGTGCTGGTTGGCAAGCCCGTGGCGAGCATCGGGCGGGTGCCGCCACGTCGGACGGTTCGCTGCGAGACCAGCGCGCTCGTCGAGCAGCGCGGGCCGTTCGAGCTCTCGCGCGTGCGGGTGAGTACGACGTTTCCCTTCGGCGTGGCGCGAAAGAGCGTGACCTTCGACCTGACCCAGCCCGCGCTGGCGACGCCGGCCGTCCACCGGCTGCGGAGTAACGTCGTCGAGACGATCCTCCAGCCCACGCATGACGGTTCCGAAGCCATCGCCAGCCCGGGCGCGGGCGAGGAGTTCTACGGCGTGCGCGAGTATCGCATGGGCGATCGCGTACGCGACGTGAGCTGGCGGCTCTCGGCGCGGAGCGACACGCTCGTGGTCACGCAGCGTTCGGCCCGGGCGCCGCGGCACCTGGTGCTGCACCTCGACCTGGAACCCGAGTTGGCGGCCAACCGTGAGCCGCCGGCGGAACAACTGCTGGTGCTGGCCGCTTCGCTCATCGTGGAAGCCGGACGAAGGGCCATCGCGGTGCGGCTGAGCATTCCCAGCGTGGGGATGTCCAGCGGCGCGGTGACCACGCCCGCGGGCAGGGCGGGCCTGCTCCGCCGGCTCGGGTCGTTCGGGTTCTCGAACGTAACCACGCACGAAGGCCCAACGCCGGTCGCGCGGTTCGGGGCGGTGGTGCTCACGTTGACCCGCGGACCGACGGCCGGTGGCGTGCACACGCTGAGCGGGGAAGACCTGCCCCGCCTGCGAGCCGAACCGCACAAGGATCCGAACCGAACCACCTAG
- a CDS encoding DUF3488 and transglutaminase-like domain-containing protein produces the protein MTLERSLRLALIWTALLAIAIYAIAAESLMVAILGMPSAWLCWWAANQPWGPRVPRMLINAVLLIVVALGLGLASLDGQFNVERIAEMLASLLVIKLFDRRTARDAAEVLALSVFLVFGAILTSLKLSVGVTLLVFCPLLVWAALVQQVVATDERVSSYQESIGVTRRRVRQGGAMSRGLRRMTGMLTISASLIAAAVFVLVPRGLAPSFLGDFGGERGSVTGYTDTVELGRPGLISESQEKVLDMRVTDRSGGNMGGAGRVYYLRGAVLDRYEGGRWTRERRQQQGFQRMRTTPDLTLPTGSSSSRAVIRQEISLREPPGRGSVLFAIQEPFLWEFAEQLEFVLHRDHGTLRLEDTAKAQSYTVLSGLPGARVASNRPPVAIDPDNLVDFDSEKIRTKTQEILSAEGLVADRVPRSPTEIAGATRAIRDYLGGFEYTLDILRADGDPIEWFLEEGRRGHCEYFASAMVAMCRSVGINARMVTGYVAIEYNEATSQYTVRESNAHAWVEVEHAPGQWRRHDPTPPADLERVHAPDTSLASMARRWVDALEFFWVDSVVSFDRGSQRRVLGSEETNDEPQIAALESIAAFLERARASGTAGIIQAVLAGAMAFTGVLVITILAQSFFRNLGIGGGRGPRVRILGGTRDVGEYLLRVLDKAGHPKPGWKPLLAHVQGVPGKAGEGFSDVVDRLYQARFGGQALTAQEAQDLRRDIVRASEHLEGVGESGTGAG, from the coding sequence ATGACCCTCGAACGATCCCTGCGACTGGCGTTGATCTGGACGGCCCTGCTGGCCATCGCGATCTATGCCATCGCGGCCGAATCGCTGATGGTTGCGATCCTGGGCATGCCCAGCGCATGGTTGTGCTGGTGGGCGGCCAACCAGCCCTGGGGCCCTCGCGTGCCGCGGATGCTCATCAACGCGGTGCTGCTGATCGTGGTGGCGCTCGGGCTGGGCCTCGCGTCGCTCGACGGCCAGTTCAACGTCGAGCGCATCGCCGAGATGCTCGCGTCGCTGCTGGTCATCAAGCTCTTCGACCGGCGGACGGCCCGCGATGCGGCCGAGGTGCTGGCGCTGTCGGTATTCCTCGTCTTCGGGGCGATCCTGACGAGCCTGAAGCTGAGCGTGGGCGTCACGCTGCTGGTGTTCTGCCCCTTGCTTGTGTGGGCGGCGCTGGTACAGCAGGTCGTGGCGACCGACGAGCGGGTCTCGTCGTACCAGGAATCCATCGGCGTGACGCGGCGACGCGTGCGCCAAGGCGGTGCGATGTCGCGCGGCTTGCGCCGGATGACGGGCATGCTGACGATCTCGGCCTCGCTGATCGCCGCGGCCGTGTTCGTGCTGGTGCCGCGCGGGCTGGCGCCGAGCTTCCTGGGAGACTTCGGCGGCGAGCGCGGCTCGGTCACGGGCTACACCGACACCGTGGAACTCGGGCGGCCGGGCCTGATCTCCGAGAGCCAGGAGAAGGTGCTCGACATGCGGGTCACCGATCGCTCCGGCGGCAACATGGGCGGCGCCGGGCGGGTCTATTACCTGCGGGGGGCGGTGCTGGATCGCTACGAGGGCGGCCGCTGGACGCGGGAGCGTCGCCAGCAGCAGGGATTCCAGCGGATGCGGACCACGCCCGACCTGACGCTGCCGACCGGCTCGTCGAGTTCGAGGGCGGTGATCCGCCAGGAGATCTCGCTGCGCGAACCGCCAGGGCGTGGGTCGGTGCTGTTCGCGATCCAGGAGCCGTTCCTGTGGGAGTTTGCCGAGCAGCTCGAGTTCGTGCTGCACCGGGACCACGGCACGCTGCGCCTCGAAGATACTGCAAAGGCCCAGAGCTACACGGTGCTGTCGGGCCTGCCGGGGGCGCGCGTAGCGAGCAACCGACCTCCGGTGGCGATCGATCCGGACAATCTGGTCGACTTCGACAGCGAGAAGATCCGCACCAAGACGCAAGAGATCCTGAGCGCGGAGGGACTCGTGGCCGATCGCGTGCCGCGCAGCCCGACGGAGATCGCCGGCGCGACGCGGGCGATCCGCGACTATCTCGGAGGCTTCGAGTACACGCTCGACATCTTGCGGGCCGATGGCGACCCGATCGAGTGGTTTCTCGAGGAGGGGCGGCGTGGGCACTGCGAGTACTTCGCCTCGGCGATGGTCGCGATGTGCCGGAGCGTGGGCATCAACGCGCGGATGGTGACGGGCTACGTCGCGATCGAGTACAACGAGGCGACGTCGCAGTACACGGTGCGCGAGAGCAACGCCCATGCGTGGGTCGAGGTCGAGCACGCACCGGGACAGTGGCGCCGGCACGACCCGACGCCACCGGCCGACCTCGAGCGTGTGCACGCGCCCGATACCAGCCTGGCGTCGATGGCGCGGCGGTGGGTCGATGCGCTCGAGTTCTTCTGGGTCGACTCGGTCGTGAGCTTCGACCGCGGCTCGCAGCGCCGCGTGCTCGGGTCGGAGGAAACCAACGACGAGCCGCAAATCGCGGCGCTCGAGTCGATCGCGGCGTTCCTCGAGCGGGCACGCGCGTCGGGCACGGCGGGCATCATCCAAGCGGTGCTGGCGGGTGCGATGGCGTTCACGGGCGTTCTGGTCATCACGATCCTGGCGCAGTCCTTCTTCCGCAACCTGGGGATCGGCGGCGGACGCGGGCCGCGGGTACGCATCCTCGGCGGCACGCGCGACGTGGGCGAGTACTTGCTGCGGGTGCTGGACAAGGCCGGACACCCCAAGCCGGGCTGGAAGCCGCTGCTGGCCCACGTGCAGGGGGTGCCGGGCAAGGCGGGCGAGGGCTTCTCGGACGTCGTCGATCGGCTGTACCAGGCCCGGTTCGGGGGGCAAGCGCTCACCGCCCAGGAGGCTCAGGACCTTCGGCGGGACATCGTCCGCGCGAGCGAGCACCTGGAAGGCGTCGGGGAATCGGGGACCGGGGCGGGCTGA
- a CDS encoding PilZ domain-containing protein — MNTNRSRTERWRDCLCQIRDRGGSLEVSVDVGDSSAVGMANLVWRVRLLGIDDERLVLEQPVALGQTMRLEPGLGLIVGMSIGQNRWMFRTRSIEPSAGDMRGLLHVAAPTLVERCLRRNFYRASTAGFSLPLVQGWRLVDAETSVAAEVASRIPFEDGAPTGSSGGLEAPVALMPEVAGAFQGQLVNVGGGGAGLLVPPASRPSFDSSGRYWLRLSLGSDMPGPLAVTARCVHQHLDSSQNLHLGFAFDFSLHAEHRDFIVRQITGYVARVTGMQRARQAG, encoded by the coding sequence ATGAACACGAACCGATCCCGCACCGAGCGTTGGCGTGATTGCCTGTGCCAGATCCGTGACCGTGGCGGTTCGCTCGAGGTGAGCGTCGACGTTGGCGATTCGTCGGCGGTGGGCATGGCCAACCTCGTGTGGCGCGTCCGGTTGCTGGGCATCGACGACGAGCGGCTCGTGCTGGAGCAGCCCGTGGCGCTCGGGCAGACCATGCGTCTGGAGCCCGGGCTCGGCTTGATCGTGGGGATGTCGATCGGCCAGAACCGCTGGATGTTCCGCACGCGGTCGATCGAGCCGTCGGCCGGCGACATGCGGGGCCTGCTGCACGTTGCAGCGCCGACGCTGGTCGAGCGTTGCCTGCGCCGCAACTTCTATCGCGCGAGCACGGCTGGCTTCAGTCTGCCGCTGGTGCAGGGCTGGCGCCTGGTCGATGCCGAGACCTCGGTGGCGGCCGAGGTTGCCAGTCGGATTCCGTTCGAGGACGGCGCGCCGACCGGATCATCGGGCGGGCTGGAGGCACCGGTCGCGCTGATGCCCGAGGTCGCGGGCGCGTTCCAGGGACAACTGGTGAACGTGGGCGGCGGCGGCGCGGGGTTGTTGGTGCCGCCGGCGTCTCGGCCGAGCTTCGATTCGAGCGGCCGCTACTGGCTGCGATTGTCGCTGGGCAGCGACATGCCCGGGCCGCTGGCGGTAACGGCCCGATGCGTGCACCAGCACCTGGACAGCTCGCAGAACCTGCACCTTGGTTTCGCGTTCGACTTCTCGCTGCACGCGGAGCATCGCGACTTCATCGTTCGGCAGATTACCGGGTACGTGGCGCGCGTCACGGGCATGCAACGTGCCCGGCAGGCCGGCTAA